In Mongoliitalea daihaiensis, one DNA window encodes the following:
- a CDS encoding LytR/AlgR family response regulator transcription factor, producing MLKAIAIDDEVLALEVIKSHASKTPTLDLQHTFTNPLEGLEYLRAHPIDVLFLDIKMPDLNGLELKVLLPKDLLVIFTTAYSEHAVKGFELDALDYLLKPFSLSRFLKACDKAMEIYSLKNPNKSNPEYVFIKSGNEEVRVIFSELLYCEARGNYVHFELSSGGFLSRMTFKEAEALLPSDFVKSHRSFVVNTTHVGKVEKQQVLVQGKIVPIGSNFQESFLAALKR from the coding sequence ATGCTAAAAGCAATTGCAATAGATGATGAGGTACTCGCATTGGAAGTAATCAAATCCCATGCGAGCAAAACTCCTACGCTTGACTTGCAGCACACCTTTACCAATCCGCTGGAAGGTTTGGAGTACTTACGAGCACATCCCATTGATGTATTATTTTTGGATATCAAAATGCCTGATCTCAATGGCTTGGAGCTGAAAGTCCTCTTACCAAAAGATTTACTTGTAATCTTCACCACTGCCTACTCCGAACATGCAGTTAAAGGCTTTGAGCTTGACGCATTGGATTATTTATTAAAACCGTTTAGCTTGAGTAGGTTCTTGAAAGCTTGTGATAAAGCAATGGAGATTTATTCCCTCAAGAATCCAAATAAATCTAATCCCGAATACGTGTTTATCAAATCAGGCAATGAGGAAGTTAGAGTCATTTTTTCTGAATTACTCTACTGTGAAGCTCGGGGAAACTATGTGCATTTTGAATTGAGTTCAGGAGGGTTCTTATCTCGTATGACTTTCAAAGAAGCAGAAGCCTTACTCCCATCAGATTTTGTCAAAAGCCATCGTTCCTTTGTGGTAAACACAACTCATGTAGGTAAAGTAGAAAAGCAACAAGTCTTGGTCCAAGGAAAAATTGTCCCGATTGGAAGTAATTTTCAGGAGTCTTTTTTAGCAGCTTTGAAACGATAA
- a CDS encoding sensor histidine kinase: MKNNELHFKQIEWWIVTVLFTIIILTNVLNFGNYNFNNHHFSARYFSNIVIPALLYFSFFIFHTKLLPQYLETRSGGHFYFYSILLLVFGWIVSSILGFMTNWYSNPFNPQYFGPLALYAAYLVFVYLFNQSLKPPRLQDFTIYNLIRLVTIYIFIALFLVQGGKFIWDGISMFFVVFVPGLTALVLYNYFFIYLNRKNRNSQLAWRMYYLLIGLIVLTTAIFALTARHDGLSIGISGLVVLFVILVIVLPLSNFFFNKFDGYVHQINTLSVQVDQGIANLDFLKSQINPHFLFNALNTLYGTALLENSEKTAEGIQKLGDMMRFMLHENNQDKIQLDREKEYLMNYVDLQMLRLKDQSQVEVIFHKSEDAFTGLIAPMLLIPFIENAFKHGISMQQKSWVKISLRCLAGSVHLDVNNSIHRSNEQDPEKPNSGIGLSNVKQRLKLLYPKRHDLIIRENDMEYFVHLSIQLT; the protein is encoded by the coding sequence ATGAAAAACAACGAACTTCATTTCAAACAAATTGAATGGTGGATTGTCACTGTCCTCTTTACCATTATCATTCTCACGAATGTTTTAAATTTCGGTAACTATAACTTTAACAACCATCATTTTTCCGCACGATATTTTTCCAATATTGTCATTCCAGCTTTGCTTTATTTTTCATTTTTTATCTTCCATACTAAACTCTTACCTCAGTATTTAGAGACACGCAGCGGAGGTCATTTTTACTTTTACAGTATTCTTTTGTTGGTGTTTGGCTGGATAGTTTCCTCTATTCTAGGGTTTATGACAAATTGGTATAGCAATCCTTTCAACCCTCAATACTTTGGTCCTTTGGCTCTGTATGCTGCTTACCTAGTTTTTGTTTACCTCTTCAATCAAAGCTTAAAACCTCCTCGTTTACAGGACTTTACAATTTATAATCTCATCAGACTTGTTACAATTTATATTTTTATTGCATTATTCTTAGTCCAAGGCGGTAAGTTTATTTGGGATGGTATTTCTATGTTTTTTGTTGTCTTTGTTCCAGGGCTGACTGCATTGGTACTTTACAATTATTTCTTCATTTACTTAAATCGAAAGAATCGAAATAGTCAACTTGCTTGGCGTATGTACTACTTACTCATCGGGTTGATTGTACTTACAACTGCCATATTTGCACTAACGGCTCGACATGACGGGCTCAGTATTGGTATATCAGGTTTGGTAGTTCTCTTCGTTATACTGGTTATCGTACTTCCCTTATCTAATTTCTTTTTCAATAAATTTGATGGTTATGTCCATCAAATCAATACCTTATCAGTCCAAGTAGACCAAGGGATTGCAAACCTTGACTTTTTAAAGTCCCAAATCAATCCTCATTTCCTATTCAATGCACTTAATACCCTTTACGGAACAGCGCTATTGGAAAACAGCGAAAAGACCGCTGAGGGAATACAAAAATTGGGAGATATGATGCGCTTCATGTTACATGAAAACAATCAAGACAAAATTCAGCTGGATCGTGAAAAAGAATACCTAATGAATTATGTAGATCTCCAAATGCTGCGACTCAAAGATCAGTCACAAGTAGAAGTGATTTTTCACAAATCGGAAGATGCTTTCACAGGGTTAATTGCACCGATGTTGTTAATTCCTTTCATAGAAAATGCCTTCAAACATGGTATTAGCATGCAACAAAAATCATGGGTGAAAATCAGTTTGCGATGCCTTGCGGGATCAGTACATTTGGATGTAAACAATAGCATCCATCGAAGCAATGAACAAGATCCAGAAAAACCAAATTCAGGAATCGGCTTATCTAACGTCAAACAGCGCTTGAAATTACTCTATCCAAAAAGACATGATTTGATCATCCGAGAAAATGATATGGAATACTTTGTACATTTAAGCATTCAACTTACTTAA
- a CDS encoding queuosine precursor transporter: MSIADSKVYQSKKTNLFIILAGIFLTNAILAEIIGVKIFSGENTLGLEPAGWTFFGEYILDFNLTAGAVIWPIVFITTDIINEYYGKKGVRKISFITAFFIAYMFIVISLVTVLPPAAFWLDVNSPDADGNPFDINYAFNVIFRQGLGIIIGSLIAFLLGQLVDVYVFQKLRKITGPKMIWLRATGSTLVSQFIDSFVVLGIAFYIFGNWSWAQVVSVGIINYIYKFGVAILLTPLLYLGHHLIDRYLGKEVAEQLTQEASADTSFL, translated from the coding sequence ATGAGTATTGCTGACTCTAAAGTTTATCAGTCAAAAAAAACAAATCTGTTTATAATTTTAGCTGGCATTTTCCTTACCAATGCCATCTTAGCTGAAATTATTGGTGTAAAGATTTTTTCTGGAGAAAACACCTTAGGTCTTGAACCAGCTGGTTGGACTTTTTTTGGTGAATACATCTTGGATTTTAACTTAACTGCCGGTGCCGTCATCTGGCCTATTGTGTTTATCACCACCGATATCATTAATGAATACTATGGTAAAAAGGGTGTACGAAAAATAAGTTTCATCACAGCCTTTTTCATTGCATACATGTTTATTGTGATTTCTTTAGTGACGGTATTGCCTCCAGCCGCATTTTGGTTAGATGTAAATAGCCCAGATGCCGATGGCAATCCTTTTGATATCAATTATGCATTCAATGTTATCTTCCGTCAGGGATTGGGAATTATTATTGGCTCATTGATTGCATTTCTTTTAGGTCAGTTGGTAGACGTCTATGTGTTTCAAAAACTAAGGAAAATCACAGGGCCTAAAATGATTTGGCTGAGAGCTACAGGCTCTACGCTTGTTTCACAATTTATTGACTCCTTTGTTGTATTGGGAATTGCCTTTTATATTTTCGGCAACTGGTCTTGGGCACAGGTAGTCTCTGTGGGGATCATCAATTACATTTATAAGTTTGGAGTAGCAATTTTACTCACTCCACTATTGTACTTAGGTCATCATCTAATTGACCGATATTTAGGCAAAGAGGTAGCAGAGCAGCTGACCCAAGAGGCTTCAGCTGACACATCCTTTCTATAA
- a CDS encoding ribonuclease Z — MEFDVTVLGSNSAIPAHGRNQSAQLIMIGQSGLLLDCGEATQIQLRKFKLKFSKIDFIFISHLHGDHYLGLMGLISSFHLNKRTRLLTVFGPAGLDEIITVQLKHSNSKLNFPLRFVQTDPSQEQLILEEKNFKVHSFPLQHRLPCTGFRIDEKIAYRNLIKEKLQEQKLPLEAINTLRLGKDYVDQVTNKNYTVKEFTYPVKKARSYAYCSDTIYDPTIKQYIEGVSLLYHEATFGEEEAERAADTYHSTAAQAGKIAQLANVNHLMLGHYSTRYLDLTPLLEEAKQHFPSVILSEEGVTYPIR; from the coding sequence TTGGAATTTGATGTAACAGTTTTAGGGAGCAATTCGGCAATTCCTGCCCATGGACGGAATCAATCCGCCCAATTAATTATGATTGGACAGTCAGGGTTATTACTTGATTGTGGTGAAGCCACGCAGATTCAACTCAGAAAATTTAAGCTAAAGTTCTCTAAAATTGATTTTATCTTCATCTCACATTTGCATGGAGATCATTACCTAGGGTTGATGGGTTTGATCTCCAGCTTTCATTTAAACAAACGCACCCGACTTTTAACAGTTTTCGGACCTGCAGGTCTGGACGAAATCATCACAGTACAGCTCAAGCACAGCAATAGTAAGCTCAACTTTCCCTTGCGCTTTGTTCAAACAGATCCTTCTCAAGAACAATTAATCTTAGAGGAAAAAAACTTCAAAGTCCATAGTTTTCCTTTGCAGCATCGGTTGCCTTGCACAGGGTTTAGAATTGATGAAAAAATTGCCTACCGTAATTTAATTAAAGAAAAACTCCAAGAACAAAAATTACCTCTTGAAGCTATCAATACTCTAAGATTAGGCAAAGATTATGTAGATCAGGTCACCAATAAAAACTATACAGTGAAGGAGTTTACTTATCCTGTCAAAAAAGCACGTTCCTATGCCTACTGTTCGGATACAATCTATGATCCAACGATCAAACAATACATAGAGGGGGTGAGTTTATTGTATCATGAAGCTACTTTTGGTGAAGAAGAGGCAGAAAGAGCAGCAGATACCTATCATAGTACCGCTGCTCAAGCAGGAAAGATTGCCCAATTAGCTAATGTAAATCATTTAATGTTAGGACATTATTCTACCCGTTACCTAGATTTGACACCTTTATTGGAAGAAGCCAAGCAACATTTTCCTTCAGTTATTCTAAGTGAAGAAGGCGTTACCTACCCAATCCGCTAA
- a CDS encoding STAS domain-containing protein codes for MKYTVDKKEQYVVFTPMEEKLDTILSPKLKSELLTVHAEGYENLVIDMSNVKYADSSGLSALLVGNREFSRNGGIFVVVNPQDHVMKLIKISMLDKVFTIVSTLEEAAEAVFIHEIDAVDTEEEEEED; via the coding sequence ATGAAATACACTGTAGATAAAAAAGAGCAATACGTGGTATTCACTCCCATGGAAGAGAAGTTGGATACTATCCTTTCACCAAAATTAAAGTCAGAACTGTTGACCGTACATGCCGAAGGTTACGAAAACCTTGTAATTGATATGAGTAATGTCAAATATGCAGATTCCAGCGGTCTATCGGCCTTGTTAGTCGGAAATCGTGAATTCAGTCGAAATGGGGGGATTTTTGTAGTGGTAAATCCTCAGGACCATGTCATGAAATTGATAAAAATTTCTATGCTCGATAAAGTTTTTACTATCGTAAGCACCTTGGAAGAAGCGGCTGAAGCTGTATTTATTCATGAAATTGACGCTGTAGATACCGAAGAAGAAGAAGAGGAAGATTGA
- a CDS encoding phosphoribosylaminoimidazolesuccinocarboxamide synthase, giving the protein MNQAIKETAFQFPGQTAFYKGKVRDVYHFPELLVVIASDRISAFDVVLPKAIPFKGQVLNQIAAKFLSATADIVPNWVLDVPHPQVTIGKKCEPFKVEMVIRGYLAGHAAREYKAGKRSICGVFLPEGLKENDPLPQPIITPTTKASEGHDEDISKEQILAQGIVSAEDYAVLEKYTHALFEKGTAMAREKGLILVDTKYEFGKFGDEILLIDEIHTPDSSRYFYAEGYEERQQTGEAQKQLSKEFVRQWLIAHDFQGKEGQSIPEIPQVFVEEISDRYIELFEKITGDTFVKSTSKNLAVDIEKVVTEYILKLNQQ; this is encoded by the coding sequence ATGAATCAAGCGATCAAAGAAACAGCTTTTCAGTTCCCCGGGCAAACTGCTTTTTACAAAGGAAAGGTCAGGGATGTATATCATTTTCCGGAATTATTGGTGGTCATAGCCAGTGATCGGATCTCAGCTTTCGATGTTGTACTCCCCAAAGCGATTCCTTTCAAAGGTCAGGTATTAAATCAAATTGCAGCCAAATTCTTATCCGCTACAGCTGATATTGTTCCTAATTGGGTCTTAGATGTTCCTCATCCTCAAGTAACCATAGGAAAAAAATGCGAGCCATTTAAGGTTGAAATGGTCATCCGTGGATATTTAGCAGGACACGCTGCAAGGGAATACAAAGCAGGAAAGCGAAGTATTTGTGGTGTATTCCTTCCTGAAGGATTGAAAGAAAATGACCCTCTCCCCCAGCCTATTATCACCCCAACAACCAAGGCTTCTGAGGGTCATGATGAAGATATTTCCAAAGAACAAATTTTGGCTCAAGGCATCGTCAGTGCTGAGGATTACGCCGTCTTGGAAAAATATACCCATGCCCTCTTTGAAAAAGGAACTGCAATGGCAAGGGAAAAAGGCCTCATTTTAGTGGATACCAAGTATGAGTTTGGTAAGTTTGGTGATGAAATTTTATTGATTGATGAAATACACACGCCTGATTCTTCCCGTTATTTCTACGCTGAAGGTTATGAAGAGCGACAGCAAACAGGGGAAGCCCAAAAGCAGTTATCTAAAGAGTTTGTCAGGCAATGGTTGATTGCTCACGATTTTCAGGGTAAAGAAGGCCAAAGCATCCCCGAAATCCCACAAGTATTTGTAGAAGAAATTTCAGATCGGTATATTGAGCTTTTCGAAAAAATAACTGGAGACACCTTTGTCAAAAGCACAAGCAAAAACCTAGCAGTAGACATAGAAAAAGTAGTTACAGAATACATCCTAAAATTAAACCAACAATAA
- a CDS encoding toxin-antitoxin system YwqK family antitoxin, which translates to MKKFIVYFLVTVVFTAQAQNQERIRTFYDEQQLKVKEVYTNINGVAEGDYRLYYEDGGLAVTGTLKGGQKQGVFVDFYPGTTDTLRITTYVDNVKQGISTSYFENGTISQKLTYVSNKIEGEVITFYEDGSVKRRATFSQDRPNGYSFEYDENEQLLEKILYKNGLIDGKKEEFYPDGTVQSYTHYKSGIIHGEQSSFYPNGKLKSRFFYKNGYQHGPILSYFENGQLFRKGSYKNGDPAGDFLTYHPNGVLAESASYTKGLPKNERVLYDETGKITEKISYNKNGQPAIAMEYYPSGELLKEVFYRNGLEDGLSKVYHLNGQVKETWPYSRGRLEGTQQVFNETGELLMERYFKNGRLIGSKDIEN; encoded by the coding sequence TTGAAAAAATTCATTGTATACTTTTTAGTAACCGTTGTTTTTACCGCTCAAGCACAAAATCAAGAGCGTATTCGTACTTTTTACGATGAACAACAACTGAAAGTAAAAGAGGTGTATACGAACATCAATGGTGTGGCAGAAGGAGACTACCGTCTTTATTATGAAGACGGTGGTCTTGCTGTCACTGGAACCTTAAAAGGAGGACAAAAGCAGGGTGTTTTTGTGGATTTTTACCCCGGTACTACAGATACACTCAGAATCACGACATACGTCGACAATGTCAAGCAAGGTATTTCTACTTCTTATTTTGAAAATGGTACTATTTCTCAAAAACTCACCTATGTGTCTAATAAAATTGAAGGCGAAGTAATCACCTTCTATGAAGATGGGTCAGTGAAAAGGCGAGCTACATTTAGCCAAGACAGACCGAATGGATACTCTTTTGAGTATGATGAAAATGAACAGCTTCTTGAAAAAATCCTGTATAAAAATGGCTTAATTGACGGTAAAAAAGAAGAATTTTATCCAGATGGCACTGTACAGTCCTATACACATTACAAAAGTGGGATCATCCATGGAGAACAATCAAGTTTTTATCCAAATGGCAAACTAAAATCACGCTTTTTTTACAAAAATGGATACCAGCACGGCCCTATCCTTAGCTATTTTGAAAATGGGCAGCTCTTTCGAAAAGGCAGCTATAAAAATGGAGACCCTGCGGGTGATTTTCTAACCTATCACCCAAACGGAGTATTAGCAGAATCTGCTTCCTACACCAAAGGACTGCCAAAAAATGAGCGAGTCCTCTATGACGAAACAGGGAAAATAACGGAGAAAATCAGTTACAATAAAAATGGTCAACCAGCAATCGCAATGGAATATTACCCAAGTGGAGAACTTTTAAAAGAGGTTTTTTATCGAAATGGTCTAGAGGATGGCTTATCCAAAGTGTATCATCTTAATGGGCAGGTAAAAGAAACTTGGCCCTACAGTAGAGGAAGGCTTGAAGGAACTCAACAGGTATTCAACGAAACTGGAGAACTCTTAATGGAACGATATTTTAAGAACGGAAGGCTGATTGGAAGTAAAGACATCGAGAATTAA
- a CDS encoding acetyl-CoA C-acyltransferase — MKEVFIVAAVRTPLGSFGGKLSGLTAIELGSFAIKGALAKAGVDPKEVEEVIMGNVISANLGQAPARQAAIGAGIGYNVPCTTVNKVCSSGMKAVMFAAQSIMTGQNDLVVAGGMESMSNVPYYVPKARFGYKYGNAEFVDGLVKDGLFEVYYKFPMGNCADNTAREMNISREEQDAYAIQSYTRAAEAWKTGAFKDEVVPVEFKGRKGETIVIDEDEEYKNVMFDKIPGLRPVFEKDGTVTAANASTMNDGASALILASKEKVEELGLTPIAKIRGFADAAQDPLWFTTAPALAIPKAIKNAGITEADVDYYEINEAFSAVALANQKELNLSADRLNIYGGAVSLGHPLGASGARIIATLNSVLHQKNAKIGVAGICNGGGGASAIVIEKI; from the coding sequence ATGAAAGAAGTATTTATAGTAGCTGCCGTAAGAACTCCCCTAGGTAGTTTTGGTGGCAAATTAAGTGGTCTTACAGCTATTGAACTCGGAAGCTTTGCAATCAAAGGAGCTTTAGCGAAAGCCGGTGTAGACCCTAAAGAAGTGGAAGAAGTGATCATGGGAAACGTGATTTCTGCTAACTTAGGTCAAGCACCCGCAAGACAGGCCGCAATTGGTGCTGGAATCGGTTACAATGTGCCATGTACCACAGTAAATAAAGTATGTTCCTCTGGTATGAAAGCAGTAATGTTTGCTGCTCAATCCATCATGACTGGACAAAATGATTTGGTTGTAGCCGGCGGCATGGAATCCATGTCCAATGTACCGTATTATGTACCAAAAGCGCGCTTTGGATACAAATACGGAAATGCTGAATTTGTTGATGGATTGGTGAAGGATGGTCTTTTTGAGGTTTATTATAAATTCCCAATGGGTAATTGTGCAGATAACACTGCACGCGAAATGAACATCTCCCGTGAAGAACAGGATGCCTATGCTATTCAATCTTACACCCGTGCAGCCGAAGCTTGGAAAACTGGTGCTTTCAAAGACGAAGTTGTACCGGTAGAATTTAAAGGAAGAAAAGGTGAAACAATCGTCATAGACGAAGATGAGGAGTACAAAAATGTCATGTTTGACAAAATTCCAGGACTTCGACCTGTTTTTGAAAAAGACGGTACAGTCACGGCAGCAAATGCCTCTACCATGAACGATGGAGCTTCTGCATTGATTTTAGCGTCTAAAGAAAAAGTAGAGGAGTTAGGTTTAACACCAATCGCAAAAATCAGAGGTTTTGCAGATGCCGCACAGGACCCCCTATGGTTTACGACAGCACCTGCTTTGGCTATTCCTAAAGCAATCAAAAATGCAGGCATCACAGAAGCTGATGTAGACTATTACGAAATCAATGAAGCTTTCTCTGCAGTAGCCTTAGCTAATCAAAAAGAACTGAATTTATCAGCAGATCGCCTCAATATATATGGTGGTGCAGTTTCCCTCGGTCATCCACTCGGTGCTTCCGGAGCAAGAATCATTGCCACCCTCAACAGCGTATTGCATCAAAAAAATGCTAAAATCGGTGTTGCAGGTATCTGTAATGGAGGTGGTGGTGCATCAGCTATCGTTATAGAGAAAATTTAA